The Periplaneta americana isolate PAMFEO1 chromosome 9, P.americana_PAMFEO1_priV1, whole genome shotgun sequence genome contains a region encoding:
- the LOC138706565 gene encoding voltage-dependent anion-selective channel-like translates to MSPPPYNDLGKNAHDVLSKGYHFGLLKLDCKAKTEFGVEFSSGGVFNLDSGNAFGSLETKYSVSDYGLIFSGNTDNTLATEISGQDYGATELKLSFDSSFELQTERITDRIKSEFRNDVTALNCDVNLDTAGPIILASAVVGYNGWLAGYQTQFNSQKSKITKNNFAFGYSSGDYILHTNINDDQEFDVSIYQKVSPKLNTAIEMNWSAGSNETRFGIGCKYDLDNEASVRAKVNNLSQVGLGYQQKLCEGVSVYLSALIDDKNFNIEGQKIGVAVELET, encoded by the coding sequence ATGTCACCACCACCCTACAACGATTTGGGAAAGAATGCCCATGATGTGTTGAGCAAGGGATATCATTTTGGACTTCTGAAATTGGATTGCAAGGCAAAAACTGAGTTTGGTGTTGAGTTTTCATCTGGAGGTGTTTTCAACTTGGACTCTGGAAATGCTTTTGGATCGTTGGAGACGAAATATAGTGTGTCTGATTATGGTCTGATCTTCTCAGGGAATACAGATAACACATTGGCCACGGAAATTTCAGGTCAGGACTATGGTGCCACGGAATTGAAACTGTCATTTGACAGCTCATTTGAACTTCAGACAGAACGTATAACAGACCGCATCAAGAGTGAATTCAGAAATGATGTTACTGCCCTGAATTGCGATGTTAATTTGGATACTGCTGGTCCAATCATACTAGCCTCTGCAGTGGTCGGCTACAATGGCTGGCTTGCAGGTTACCAGACGCAATTTAATTCACAAAAATCTAAGATTACAAAGAATAACTTCGCATTCGGCTATTCTTCTGGAGACTACATCTTgcatacaaatataaatgatgaccAGGAATTTGATGTATCCATCTACCAAAAAGTGAGTCCAAAACTGAACACAGCCATTGAAATGAATTGGTCTGCAGGATCTAATGAGACTAGATTTGGTATTGGCTGCAAGTATGATTTGGACAACGAAGCTTCAGTTAGAGCCAAGGTCAACAACCTGAGTCAAGTTGGTCTTGGATACCAACAAAAGCTCTGCGAAGGAGTATCTGTATATTTATCAGCCTTGATCGACGACAAGAATTTCAACATCGAGGGTCAGAAGATTGGTGTGGCTGTGGAATTGGAGACTTAA